Proteins from a single region of Rhodovibrio salinarum DSM 9154:
- a CDS encoding ectoine synthase, which produces MIVKHLNEIVDTQADVHAENGNWKSRRFLLKRDGMGFSFHETIIHAGTETYIHYANHLEAVYCVAGNGEIEDLETGKVHKITDGTMYALNGHERHYLRGGTEDMRMVCVFNPPLTGRETHDENGVYPLLED; this is translated from the coding sequence AGCACCTGAACGAGATCGTGGACACGCAGGCCGACGTGCACGCGGAGAACGGCAACTGGAAGAGCCGCCGCTTCCTGCTGAAGCGCGACGGCATGGGCTTTTCCTTCCACGAGACGATCATCCACGCCGGCACCGAGACCTACATCCACTACGCCAACCATCTGGAGGCGGTCTACTGCGTGGCCGGCAACGGCGAGATCGAGGATCTGGAGACGGGCAAGGTGCACAAAATCACCGACGGTACGATGTACGCCCTGAACGGCCACGAGCGCCACTACCTGCGCGGCGGCACCGAGGACATGCGCATGGTCTGCGTCTTCAACCCGCCCCTGACCGGCCGCGAGACGCACGACGAGAACGGCGTCTATCCGCTGCTGGAAGACTGA